Proteins encoded by one window of Haematobia irritans isolate KBUSLIRL chromosome 2, ASM5000362v1, whole genome shotgun sequence:
- the LOC142224980 gene encoding uncharacterized protein LOC142224980 encodes MYDEVIKEYLSLGHMEKVEPPNIEACDYFYLPHHGVFKPDSTTTKLRVVFNASCPSVNGKSLNDALYVGPVLQKDIISLILNWRFYKFVFNADITKMYRQILVNPKHVPYQRILYRDSPDDEIQDYQLKTVTFGVNCAPFLALRTLLQLAEDEKKRFPIGSKILKENMYVDDSLVGAHSVSEALEARNQLIAILESAGFQLKKWTSNRREILEDLPRDHLLNEQFLDFDDKSSVKTLGIRWDAVSDEFYFITEQLAHKETFTKREVLSIIARLFDPLGWLSPVVINAKILMQMMWLDNIGWDDPIKPLSLLKWKTFVSNYRAIDQIRIDRWLNYFPECRIEYHGFCDSSELAYAAVLYVRVEVGDMTHSKLLVAKTKVAPIKKMYVPRLELCGALLLAKLADLVLPQLHVQPYTLFLWSDSMIVLSWLKKPSHSWTTFVANRVAIIHEKVGNIWGHVGTSENPADLATRGLTPFELKGSDLWWHGPSWLRKDKRFWPSTPHITDTSLESKPMQVLVARSEEMEDILDRFSCFSRALRVLSYVLRFVAHTHRSLKRICVHGSLELSSEELTQTKFKLITLSQKTYFPAEFNCLSRKQRLPSNSPLLTLTPFLDKYDIIRANGRLGSTLALSYEERHPFVLAYKSRLSLLYVEFIHRQTLHGGLQLTLATIRLECWIIRAKNLIKARINRCKECTISRQQRQGQIMAPLPEERTTFGRPFATTGVDYAGPFDIKNFHGRGCRLTKGYICLFICFVTKAVHLEPVGDLSTPAFLAAFSRFVSRRGCPRKMYSDNGRNFVGAARELDANLKKVVSQLGDEIVSRYGFQQVEWHFIPAAAPHMGGLWEAGVKSCKTHLKKVSGQIRHTFEEFATILSSIECCMNSRPLSPLSDNQEDIAALTPAHFLVGSSLLSPAQNEEIPTKTSLLNRWRKIKIMQQEFCRRWKSEYLTELNKRFKWKSPRENLALIDLVVLRNENVCPTDWRLGRIVQLHTGRDGQVRVVDVRTQAGIVTRPVHKLVLLPREK; translated from the coding sequence ATGTACGATGAAGTCATCAAAGAGTATTTGTCACTAGGACATATGGAGAAAGTTGAACCTCCAAATATTGAAGCCtgcgattatttttatttgcctcATCATGGCGTTTTTAAACCAGACAGTACCACGACCAAATTGCGTGTGGTATTTAACGCATCTTGCCCATCGGTAAATGGGAAAAGTCTTAATGACGCACTATATGTTGGCCCAGTGTTACAAAAAGACATCATTTCGTTGATATTAAATTGGCGCTTCTACAAATTCGTGTTTAACGCAGATATCACGAAGATGTATAGACAGATACTTGTCAATCCGAAACATGTCCCATACCAGCGCATTTTATATCGTGACTCTCCTGACGACGAGATTCAAGACTACCAACTTAAAACGGTAACGTTTGGCGTCAATTGCGCCCCATTTTTGGCTCTTCGAACTTTGCTTCAGTTGGCTGAAGACGAGAAAAAGAGGTTTCCGATAgggtcgaaaattttgaaagagaACATGTATGTGGATGACTCTTTAGTGGGAGCTCATTCAGTCTCGGAGGCCTTAGAAGCTCGAAACCAATTAATTGCGATTTTAGAATCTGCAgggttccaactaaaaaaatggACCTCcaatagaagagaaattttggaagatttgcCTCGGGATCATTTACTCAACGAACAATTCTTGGATTTTGATGATAAGAGTTCGGTTAAGACTCTTGGCATAAGGTGGGATGCTGTCTCAgacgaattttatttcattacggAACAATTGGCCCATAAGGAAACATTTACGAAAAGAGAGGTGCTCTCGATCATAGCAAGACTTTTTGATCCATTAGGTTGGCTCTCGCCGGTAGTAATAAATGCGAAAATACTTATGCAAATGATGTGGCTCGATAATATTGGATGGGATGATCCAATAAAACCTTTATCATTGCTCAAATGGAAAACGTTTGTTTCAAACTATAGAGCAATTGATCAAATTAGAATAGATCGATGGTTGAATTATTTTCCGGAGTGTCGGATAGAATATCACGGATTTTGTGACTCATCTGAGCTTGCATATGCCGCCGTATTGTACGTTCGGGTTGAAGTAGGAGACATGACTCATTCTAAATTACTTGTGGCCAAGACAAAGGTGGCACCAATAAAGAAAATGTATGTCCCAAGGCTCGAGCTTTGTGGTGCCctgcttttggcaaaattggcagATTTGGTACTGCCTCAACTGCATGTGCAACCATATACGTTGTTTCTTTGGTCCGATTCAATGATAGTGTTATCTTGGCTCAAGAAACCATCACATAGTTGGACTACATTTGTAGCCAACAGGGTTGCAATTATTCATGAGAAAGTTGGGAATATTTGGGGACATGTAGGTACATCGGAAAATCCTGCAGACCTAGCAACCCGGGGGCTGACCCCTTTTGAACTAAAGGGGAGTGATTTATGGTGGCATGGGCCATCCTGGTTACGCAAAGATAAAAGATTTTGGCCCTCAACACCACACATTACGGATACATCTTTAGAATCAAAACCTATGCAAGTTCTTGTTGCTAGGTCAGAGGAGATGGAAGACATTTTAGACCGCTTTTCTTGCTTTTCACGGGCACTACGCGTATTATCATACGTTTTACGTTTTGTGGCGCATACTCATCGTTCTTTGAAGCGAATTTGCGTTCATGGCTCTCTTGAACTGTCGTCCGAAGAATTGACTCAGACGAAATTTAAACTTATTACTTTGTCTCAGAAGACGTATTTTCCTGCGGAATTCAATTGTCTCAGTCGCAAACAAAGGTTGCCGTCCAACAGTCCTCTTCTCACTCTTACCCCTTTTTTAGATAAATACGATATTATTCGCGCTAATGGGCGCCTTGGATCTACATTGGCTCTTTCTTACGAAGAAAGGCATCCTTTTGTCCTCGCTTATAAAAGTAGATTGTCTCTACTTTATGTTGAGTTTATACACCGTCAAACTCTACATGGTGGCCTTCAGTTGACTCTAGCCACTATAAGACTAGAGTGTTGGAtaattcgtgcgaaaaatctcaTTAAAGCCCGAATAAATCGATGCAAAGAGTGCACGATTTCTCGTCAGCAGAGGCAGGGACAAATAATGGCTCCGCTACCAGAAGAGAGAACCACTTTTGGAAGACCTTTTGCCACAACTGGGGTCGACTATGCTGGCCCATTCGACATCAAAAATTTCCATGGCCGAGGTTGTCGACTAACTAAAGGTTATATTTGTctctttatttgttttgttacaAAGGCGGTGCACTTGGAACCAGTTGGCGACCTTTCGACACCAGCTTTCCTAGCTGCCTTCTCTCGTTTTGTCTCACGAAGGGGATGTCCACGAAAAATGTATTCGGACAACGGGAGAAACTTTGTTGGCGCTGCCAGAGAGCTAGATGCAAACCTCAAAAAAGTTGTCTCTCAGCTGGGTGATGAAATTGTCTCACGATATGGTTTCCAGCAGGTAGAATGGCATTTTATACCGGCCGCAGCTCCTCATATGGGAGGGCTGTGGGAGGCCGGTGTCAAAAGCTGCAAAACCCATCTGAAAAAGGTTTCCGGTCAAATCCGACACACTTTCGAAGAGTTCGCAACTATACTTAGCTCAATCGAATGCTGCATGAATTCTAGACCTTTGTCTCCACTTTCTGATAACCAAGAGGATATCGCTGCACTTACGCCAGCACATTTTTTGGTTGGTTCTTCACTTCTATCGCCCGCACAAAATGAGGAAATTCCTACAAAAACCTCGCTTCTAAATAGATGgcgtaaaatcaaaattatgcaACAAGAATTTTGTCGCCGTTGGAAGTCAGAATACTTGACTGAGCTCAATAAACGATTTAAATGGAAATCtcccagagaaaatttggcTCTAATTGACCTTGTTGTCTTACGGAATGAAAATGTTTGTCCCACCGATTGGCGACTTGGACGCATCGTTCAGCTGCACACGGGCAGAGATGGTCAAGTGAGGGTAGTCGACGTGCGAACACAAGCTGGCATAGTCACTCGCCCTGTACATAAGCTCGTGCTTCTTCCCCGAGAAAAATAA
- the LOC142224981 gene encoding uncharacterized protein LOC142224981: MGLVEEFLCLCEDFEAHAERMKETDASSYNESAIEAEKNELNELWTELKELYKKCNSDPECLKTNKATIRKRKGEVHTIYMKCMTIVGNWKTKSVVSSVSPKTSSVSVPPCDTEVFYGDYVSWPSFRDLFTAIYINNKKLSPVEKLYHLFQKTSGEAREINRGESSSCLKKLHRDISNCISVLKLYKIDVGSWDPIFVFQCSSKLPKLTLSLWEQSIGEKTELPKWEDLSKFLIERFQTIESVSDIMNTQESGPRHKKTGNFDNSKQSKVHHTKVNTVKCVLCKEVHELKFCPKFLDMNPKQRITAVRRDRSCLNCLARGHGAAKCNSKATCTKCGAKHHTMLHIVRGEQQSNPGVGNMSGDLQTTQNIQSAPTPSTSHNVRTYHMSVCNKTMLATAWINILKDGLAHKVRALIDPCSDGTFISKKIQRLLNLPTKLISAEVTGLGGGAVTRCSQIAFLTIGSILNNNFTAEIDALVVCDVTGDVPTHSFDYSLVDQLPNLEYADPNFFHTGPIDILIGGNLYPLILRAGVKHGILGSLVAQQTVFGWIVTGPANNRDSGRVVRVSHCTRVSIDEQLTKFWEVEEVGRDTTMSKDDWLCENIYKNTTKRIG, encoded by the exons ATGGGTTTAGTCGaagaatttttatgtctatgcgAAGACTTTGAAGCTCATGCTGAGCGAATGAAAGAAACCGACGCGAGTAGTTATAATGAATCGGCAATAGAGGCAGagaaaaatgaattgaatgaaTTGTGGACAGaacttaaggaactgtataaaaAATGCAATTCTGACCCAGAGTGTTTGAAAACGAATAAGGCCACTATTAGAAAGAGGAAAGGTGAAGTCCatacgatttacatgaaatgtaTGACAATTGttggaaattggaaaactaAATCTGTTGTCTCGTCAGTGAGTCCGAAGACATCTTCTGTTAGTGTCCCACCGTGCGACACAGAGGTATTTTACGGTGATTATGTTTCTTGGCCCAGCTTCCGCGATCTTTTCACggcaatttatataaataataagaaACTTAGCCCAGTAGAGAAATTGTACCACTTGTTTCAAAAAACGAGTGGAGAGGCTAGAGAGATTAATCGGGGA GAGTCATCTAGTTGTCTCAAAAAGTTACATAGAGATATTTCAAACTGTATATCTGTgcttaaattgtataaaattgatGTCGGGTCATGggatccaatttttgtgttcCAATGCTCCTCAAAGTTACCCAAGCTCACGTTGTCGCTATGGGAACAGTCGATTGGGGAAAAAACAGAACTCCCAAAATGGGaagatttgagtaaatttttaatagaaagatTTCAAACCATAGAAAGCGTATCTGATATTATGAATACGCAAGAATCTGGCCCACGACATAAGAAGACTGGCAATTTTGATAATTCGAAGCAATCAAAGGTGCACCACACGAAGGTTAATACGGTGAAGTGTGTGTTGTGTAAGGAAGTgcatgaattgaaattttgtcccaaATTTCTTGATATGAACCCGAAGCAAAGAATAACTGCAGTTAGAAGAGATAGAAGCTGCTTGAATTGTCTAGCCCGTGGTCATGGGGCAGCAAAATGTAATAGTAAGGCTACATGTACAAAATGTGGCGCTAAGCATCATACTATGTTGCATATAGTAAGAGGCGAGCAACAAAGTAATCCTGGTGTAGGTAATATGTCAGGTGATTTACAGACAACACAGAATATACAGTCCGCTCCAACGCCATCCACATCTCACAATGTGAGGACATACCATATGTCCGTCTGTAATAAAACAATGTTAGCTACGGCTtggattaatattttgaaagatgGTTTGGCTCACAAAGTCAGAGCTTTAATTGACCCGTGTTCTGATGGcacatttatttcaaagaaaatacaAAGATTATTGAATTTGCCAACTAAGCTCATCTCGGCCGAAGTAACAGGTTTGGGGGGTGGTGCTGTAACGCGATGTTCTCAAATAGCGTTTTTGACAATTGGCTCAATTCTTAATAACAATTTCACTGCGGAAATTGATGCACTAGTTGTGTGCGATGTTACAGGCGACGTGCCTACTCACTCATTTGATTATTCTTTGGTTGATcaacttccaaatttggaaTATGCTGATCCAAATTTCTTCCATACTGGCCCGATAGATATCCTCATTGGAGGTAATTTATACCCGTTGATTTTGCGAGCAGGAGTAAAGCACGGGATTCTTGGCTCGCTGGTAGCTCAGCAAACAGTATTTGGCTGGATTGTTACTGGCCCAGCGAATAATAGAGATTCAGGACGTGTGGTTCGAGTCTCTCACTGTACTAGGGTGTCAATTGATGAGCAATTGACTAAGTTTTGGGAGGTAGAGGAAGTTGGTAGAGACACCACTATGTCTAAGGATGATTGGCTctgtgaaaatatttataaaaatacgaCAAaacggataggttag